The Pseudanabaena galeata CCNP1313 genome includes a region encoding these proteins:
- a CDS encoding thioredoxin family protein: protein MDTVKIEILGTGCKKCQQLEKNAKQAVTNLNLTAEVLHITDPVEISMRGVMTTPAIAVNGKVVGKGLISVEQIQPLLQN from the coding sequence ATGGATACGGTCAAAATTGAAATTTTGGGTACGGGTTGTAAGAAATGCCAACAGCTAGAGAAAAATGCAAAACAAGCAGTGACAAACCTGAATCTTACGGCAGAAGTTTTGCATATTACCGATCCTGTGGAGATTTCCATGCGCGGTGTAATGACAACTCCCGCGATCGCCGTTAATGGCAAAGTTGTCGGCAAAGGTTTAATCAGTGTCGAACAGATCCAACCGCTATTACAAAATTAG
- a CDS encoding translation initiation factor has protein sequence MAIGMGGIMTKNRVVYREFGTPEEDDSEQKEIDLPPQQQNPRIQVTRRGKGGKTVTEVTGFQTTTENLAKLTKQLKNQCGTGGTCKEQAIEIQGDCSQKILQILLGLGYKAKISGK, from the coding sequence ATGGCGATCGGCATGGGTGGAATAATGACCAAAAATCGTGTAGTTTACCGTGAGTTCGGCACACCTGAAGAAGACGATTCTGAGCAAAAAGAAATCGATCTGCCACCACAGCAACAAAATCCGCGCATTCAAGTAACAAGGCGGGGCAAAGGTGGCAAGACGGTAACTGAGGTCACAGGTTTTCAGACGACGACCGAGAATTTGGCAAAACTGACTAAGCAGTTAAAAAATCAATGCGGGACGGGTGGTACATGCAAGGAGCAAGCGATCGAAATTCAAGGCGATTGCAGTCAGAAAATTTTGCAAATCTTGCTGGGTTTAGGTTACAAAGCCAAAATAAGCGGTAAATAA
- a CDS encoding acetate/propionate family kinase codes for MKILVLNAGSSSQKSCLYDLDGALPDIPPEPIWEASIDWTHHEGFAEIKVKPKHGKVLEEEIAATSRSEIITHMLETLWSGEDPVLKSPSEVDIIGHRVVHGGAEYRQSTIINDEVKEAIAKLAIFAPVHNPANLEGIIAAEKVFGNVPQVAVFDTAFHAHLAPAAYTYAIPTKYTEQGIRRYGFHGISHQYCRDRAASILNRKAEDLRLITCHLGNGCSLAAIRNGQSIDTTMGFTPLEGLVMGSRSGSIDAGILIHLLRQPDMDVEKLDRILNRESGLLGISGMSADFRPVLKAIAEGNQQAQLAFDVYMHSLRSHIGSMLASLGGLDVLVFTAGVGENAPLVRERACAGFEFLGLKLDLDKNDQRLMDVDIAMPESLVRVLVIHTQEDWEIARECWHLK; via the coding sequence ATGAAGATATTAGTTCTGAATGCAGGATCGAGTAGCCAAAAAAGTTGTCTGTACGATTTAGACGGTGCTTTGCCTGATATCCCACCTGAACCAATTTGGGAAGCGAGTATCGACTGGACACACCACGAAGGATTTGCTGAAATCAAGGTTAAACCAAAACATGGCAAAGTTCTCGAAGAGGAAATTGCCGCAACTTCTCGATCTGAGATTATTACGCATATGCTGGAAACCCTGTGGAGTGGGGAAGATCCAGTTCTCAAAAGCCCTTCAGAAGTCGATATTATCGGGCATCGAGTCGTGCATGGTGGCGCAGAATATCGTCAAAGTACGATCATTAATGATGAGGTGAAAGAAGCGATCGCTAAATTAGCTATCTTTGCACCAGTACATAATCCCGCCAATTTGGAAGGGATTATCGCTGCCGAAAAAGTGTTTGGGAATGTTCCGCAAGTTGCTGTGTTTGACACTGCTTTTCATGCTCATTTAGCTCCTGCCGCCTATACTTACGCAATCCCTACGAAATATACAGAGCAAGGGATTCGCCGTTATGGTTTTCATGGTATTAGTCACCAATATTGCCGCGATCGCGCCGCAAGTATTCTCAATCGCAAAGCCGAAGATTTACGCTTAATCACCTGTCATTTAGGCAATGGATGTTCATTAGCTGCCATTCGGAATGGACAGAGTATTGATACGACGATGGGATTTACTCCCCTTGAAGGTTTGGTAATGGGTAGCCGCTCTGGTTCCATTGACGCAGGGATTCTCATCCATTTATTACGCCAGCCTGACATGGATGTGGAGAAACTAGATCGCATCCTCAATCGTGAATCTGGGCTATTGGGTATTTCAGGAATGTCTGCGGATTTTCGCCCAGTTCTCAAGGCGATCGCTGAAGGTAATCAGCAAGCGCAACTAGCCTTTGATGTCTATATGCATAGCCTGCGATCGCATATCGGCTCAATGCTCGCAAGTCTCGGTGGATTAGATGTCCTAGTATTCACCGCAGGCGTTGGCGAAAATGCTCCTTTAGTTAGGGAGAGAGCTTGTGCAGGATTTGAGTTTTTAGGACTGAAACTGGATTTAGATAAGAACGATCAGAGGTTGATGGACGTAGATATTGCAATGCCTGAATCATTGGTAAGAGTTTTAGTGATTCACACCCAAGAAGATTGGGAAATTGCCCGTGAATGTTGGCATCTAAAGTAA
- a CDS encoding Uma2 family endonuclease: MVLAALHPVTLDEFSQLPNIEESPAWEFLNGQVLQKPMPTFYHSLLQKYLVRAIDNANSSYEAFPELRCILSKNSIVPDITIIHQSRIPSSNEPIQGAPDWLIEILSTDQSTTKLISKIQACLAEGSKLGWLIDSQEQVIMIFRPNQPLKLVSGEHPLTFLDEMSLQLTANQVFGCLQR, encoded by the coding sequence ATGGTTCTAGCAGCCCTTCATCCAGTAACTTTAGATGAGTTTTCTCAACTCCCCAATATTGAAGAATCCCCAGCGTGGGAATTTCTTAACGGTCAAGTTCTGCAAAAGCCGATGCCTACCTTTTACCACAGCCTTTTGCAAAAGTATTTAGTTAGAGCGATCGACAATGCCAATAGCTCCTATGAAGCTTTTCCAGAACTGCGCTGTATCTTGAGCAAAAATTCTATTGTGCCAGATATAACCATCATTCATCAAAGTCGCATCCCATCCAGTAATGAGCCAATTCAAGGCGCTCCAGACTGGCTAATTGAGATTCTCTCGACTGACCAAAGCACAACCAAACTAATCTCAAAAATTCAAGCTTGTTTGGCGGAAGGATCAAAACTTGGTTGGTTAATTGATAGCCAAGAACAAGTAATCATGATTTTTCGCCCGAATCAGCCCCTCAAACTTGTTAGCGGCGAACATCCTCTGACTTTTTTAGATGAGATGTCATTACAACTAACGGCAAACCAAGTTTTTGGGTGCTTACAACGGTAA